The Tachysurus vachellii isolate PV-2020 chromosome 15, HZAU_Pvac_v1, whole genome shotgun sequence nucleotide sequence ACAAACACAACGTTATATTGGGGAAAATAATTAGATTCTAATAAGCATCTCTTTCTGGAAAGAGAGATTAGAAAGTGAACTCATTGAGCTTAATCAGATAATGCATTAGGTCATCTAATCGGCAATGCATTCAAATCATCCAATCAGATAACCCGGCTGGTGACTAAAGTGATTCTCAAATAGGTCACAAATCAAACTATCCAATCATGCAATTcagtcattaaatatttaattcagtgAGATTGTCCAATCAGACCCTCTGACATGTCACCAGTCAAACTGTTAAATAGGCCATCCACTAGATCACCAATTAGGATAATCCAACTGGACAGGTCAAAACGATCACCAAATGATGATCTAATATCATCCATCTAACATATTGAGGTAGATCACCAAACCAGTGACTAATTAGATCCTTTAGTAGATCACAGGTCAGATACAAATTACATCATTCAATTAGATCATCAGATCAGATCATCCAGTAAAACATCATATCAGTTACTCCAATCAGTGATCCAGTTAAACTATCGAAGTGATCCattcacaccatcacatcagaTGATTAGATCAGATTCTCCAACAGGTTAAATTCAGGCTATACATTTTGATTGATCATCCAATTGTATCATCCAGTAAGGCATCTcattagtttatttaataaGTAAACTACTTAAATTGTCCAATCTGTTCATGATCAACCTATAAAAGATCACCCAAGAGTCATTAAATCATCCACTTTCTAAATAGATCCTCTATCAGATTGTGATCCTTTATCAGGTCattgttgctgtgtgtgtgtgtgtgtgtgtgtgtgtgtgtgtgtgtgtgcatttttattttatttcagtcttACGTGTCTAAACACCCTCACATTGTCCTGCTGGATCCGCTGCCAGCTATGAAACAGTTACTGGACCGCTTTGCTTCATACCGCATTATCAGCAAACTTCAGAACACACTGAGAGGTCcaacaattaaacacacacacaccaaacagtTTAGACATATTCGTGAAGCCTAAATTATACATACTGGAAAATAAAGCATAGTTTTTCATGAATCCTTATTTCATACTAGTTAGCTGGTTAGCTAGTAAGGTATTACACAAcgtatctttctttcttttccacccTTTTATACAGGAAAGAGTATCAGCTGCCCACCGTATCTAGAAATTAACACCACCGACATGTCAGCCATCCATGAAGCAGTGGACAGGAAGCAGCTCACTTACCCTTTAAGTCAGTCAAAACACTAACATTaatgttgtatgtatgtgtgtatatagtttATAGGCTAGTTTGCTTTCTTGGTAAACTTTTACTttaaaagaaacacagacaaGTTTAATTTTTGACACAAACTAGACAGCTTGCTAACAGGAAGTGCTAGCATTTaagaacacacactgctcatatATTTTGTAGAGATAGCTAGTTTTCTAGGAAAGGTTTTAACTTAAACCCACTTGTACCTATAAACAAACAtgctatttattaaatatttcaagcTACCACTAATAGCCAACTATCTAACAAGGTAAGGCTAGCAAGTAAATAAAGGTAGCTTCCTGTAGCaatcaataaacaataaagtttCTAGTTAACACTCACCACGTAGCTACCATGCTAACCCTAATAAGTAAAAGGATGTATTCTCTATATGCCTGATAGAGATTGCTACCTTTCTGCATCAGATTTACCTTTAAAAATTTTCCTAAGTAAAATTACCTAGAAAGCTTGCTACTAAGATCAttctagaaaagaaaaaatatgtatgTTGTTTATATACCATATATAGCTAGGATACGTTCTGGATAAAAATTACTTTAAACcctcaaataataaaaaaatgaaaacctcCTAGATATCAGGAATGTTTTTAGACACTAGAAACAAAACACTAGAACAAGCTGATGATAGCAAATAAGAGAgacttttaaatttaaatgttaaatataatttttttttttcacttttattcttTGGTAagaattttattcattcttccCTGAATGAACTACCATTCCCAGTTTGCTAACTTcaggttgttttgttttgtagtcTGTAAAACCAGGGTGGCTCATGGATCCCGCTCACATGAGGTGCGTTAAATtaagttttcattcattttgtgaGCCTATAACCACAAACCCTGTTGGGTCCATTGGTTGTGTCCCAGATCACCTTATTCACCATGCTGACAATGTCACCTTCATATGCATAGTGCATTATAGGTATTATCTCCCCGTAGATGTCTATAATCTTCAATCAAGCCAGTCTTACAGACGCTCGTCCCCCCTGCGTCCTCCAGAGTTTTGTGAATCACGGTGCTGTACTGCACAAAGTGTTTGTTGTGGGCGAGCAACACTTCATCGTGGAGCGGCCATCGCTCAAGAACTTCCCTACTGGACCCTACGGTGTGTGCACACTACCATAAAACCGCAATTACGTTCTACTATTGTCGTTTGAAAGCATGGCCTGTCTAATGATTTCTTAGTTCTGATGCTTTTGTGAAGTTAGCtagttaaacacacaaaacagcacaCTAATCGACTGTTTGTGCTAGAGTTTGTATTTAACTTCATAGACTGGCTTTATTAGCTACGTACTCTTACTCGAATGTCTCTATACACCACGGTTATACGTTTTTCTCCAATTCTGTGCATAAATGGTACCTAATCATGGGTACCAAATGACACTAAAGTCGTGGGCAGGGAACTGAAGAATCGATGCACCACAAAGGACCGTAGGACTGGAAGGAAGAAATCATTCCTGCAAATTAGCATACTTAATTAGCATAGAATTGAGAAAGTCCCAGTTCAAATGGTGGATagatcttaaaaaaatatattgtctgATTTACTAGCTAGTTTTTGTCTAACAGATTTTATTTGGTAAGGTCATTAGCAAGCTACTTTTTGGTACGTAGGATATGATAGCTAGAAGCAAACAAATTGAATTAGCAGGCTAGTTGGCTAAAGAAATTGAAGATATTACTCAGTGTTTGACAGAAGGCATCCATTTTTATCTTGATGTGTATTTGTGCTTAGACAGGAAAACCATTTTCTTTAACAGTCATGAGGTGTCCAAACCCGAGTCCTGCTCTCATCTAACTACAGTAAGCAAGCATTTCTTTATGTCTAATTAGTAGAAATGATGTTAGCAcacttattaataaacaaattactTTTCATTAGTAGCATTTAATTACATGCCTTAATAACTTATATGTATAGAAAtgagtttattttataaaacggTGAGCAATATTTTCCTAGGTGGATGAGACGATGCCTCGAGTCCCTGCCCCGAGTGATGATGCGATGGTCGCCATGGTGAAGGAGCTGAGGGAGGAGCTTGGAATGGCTTTGTTTGGAGTGGACATCATTATGAATatagacacgcacacactcaccatcatcGACATTAACATATTCCCTGGTGAGGCCAAGCACCAAAATCACAAGTTGCAAATTTAAAGCACAAACCTAACTCCATGCTGAAGctactctttttttaaacatattaaactaTTGtaattgtccttttttttcttcttgcagGCTACGAGGGCGTTCCTCAGTTCTTCAACTCTCTCCTCAGTCACATTGAATACCTGCTGGACACGTCACATGATACCAAACATCGAAATACCACTAATCCATGATCGTTTAGCTAGTGGTAATATAATGCTACCTGGAAGTGCAAGTATGTTGTACTTgctgtaatgaatatgtttCAATGGAATAGTTTTACTCCACAAACTTAACCCAGGCTACAGCTACGGTTTCATACAAAACAGGCAGAATAAAGTATGTTTACGTGTACCATATAGGGCATGCGTGAATAAATTTCTAACAAATTTGGGGAGGAATCCACCTgtcatgaaaaaaacaacattaatatCCACATGTCTATGACGACAAACAGATCTATAAGATTCTGTGATGATTCCCTTCAGTGTCCTCTCTCTGATCGCCATGTTTAATTCTACACAAGATCTACAGATTGATGTCTGTATTTAATCAGGACATTTCCCCTCCCTGCCAGCAGAGGTCGCACTCACTAGAATAACAGCACAACGTCTTCCATTTTCTTCTAAGTCACTTTCTGGATTTAAAACATGTAAATGTTGAATCGTTGAAGTTTTTCACTTGACGTTAAAGCTGATCTTAAACCACTGTTTGTgcttgttgtcatggttacactGATATAATTAAAGAATGGTGGCGTAATGctgccagagctgctgttatcaAAAAATAATTCTCACTTTCTGAACAATCGGATTGTGTTTGTGAAGTCTGGTGATACAAAGGAAGAGTCCGGAACACTGCTGTCTCCatagtggattttttttattattatttatctgagAGTTCATTACACACTAAATCCATCATCTcacaatgaataaaatcaacGTGGCTGCTGTCTCAAATCACCACTGAGACGTTACACTTGTACTTATTGCCTTCTTTCTTGAAATAGTCATATAgtttttaattttgaaaaaaaaaagtgctaaagCCTTTATTCGTACGATCACAAACTGGCCTCATCTTAATCTGAGTCAGAGGTTCAAAGTGCATGAGTACAGATGCTGAGAATTGGGACATGACCGATTCTAACATCACAGTTTTGACTTCTAACAAATTATCCATAGGTGCAGAAGATTGCTATCGATGCAGATTACCATCGATCGAGCCCAAtatttaacaacacacacatttatctctcAGTTGGATATCTTTACATGTGCAATATGTATTCTGTATACTACATGGtttgtatattaaatatgatattaCTTCACTGTTGTTATTACTTGCTAATACTCATTTAAATCATTGTAAAGTGTCTGTGGCTTGTACGTTACATATACAGCGGATATAAACAGTCTACACATCCTAATGACATTATAGACATTATCTCCAAAGTTGAGAGATGCAGCCAAGAGGCCAACAGCAACACTGAAAGAACTATATGGATTTCTGTCAGGTACTGCTCACTCCTTGCATGTgactaaatgacaaaaaatgaaTATGCAAGCATGTATCAATTATGCCAAACGATTCTTTCAGTCTCCCCAAACTGTGGGGAAATGTGTTACGGTGTTAGAACTTTTTGGCCTTAATTCTAAAAGGTACTTTTGGCTCAAAGCCAATACAGAACATTATCCAAGGTACACCGTAGCGACAGTgtagcatggtggtggtagcattgtGCTTTGGGGCTCCTTCTCTTCAGCTGTTCCAGGAGCACTTGTCAAGAAAGATGGGAAAATGAATAGCTCCAAATAccaatttttttaatctctggATTTCTCTATTTGTTGTAATATTGCATTAAAGATGTAACAAGTCTGAACTTTATGTTGTTAGTTATGTCTTTCTATTTTGAAAACTTGCAATTTCATAAGTGTGTGTAGACCTTTTCCATCcgctgtatatacatataacattgaaacgttttcattttaaatggcgCTTATTGCAGGTTTAACTGTGCTAGCGACCGCAACGGGAAAAAAGTGCATTgcttttaaaattgtttaaatagTTTTTCTACCCTGACTGACACCACTGTACAAAAAATTCACAAGGTTCATCAGAGGATGGCAGATTGATCTTAACACTGAGATAAAGCTCACAACCTTGCCAAGAgtgcgcgactgtgtgtgtgtgtgtgtgtgtgtgtgtgtgtgtgtgtgtgtgtgtgtgagtgtgtgtgtttgtgtgtgagagagaactaTAATGGCTTAGAAGCCTCATCCTCCTTGGCTTGTTTAAGAGAACTGCAGTGGTGCTTTAATCAGGGAACatgtagtaacacacacacacacacacacacacacacacacacacacacaaaaacacacacagccatgttCCCTGTGAAAAACCTCACGACGACTCTCGCTTAACAGTCTGAACGTGTTCTAACAGTGCAAGagccaaatacacacacacagcggtttatagaaacactacacacattagATAAGAGTTTAAACCACAAAACTcacaacattatacacacaaagcgAGTTATTACTGATAACTGataaaatatacagttttatgcacaaacaTACTCCATCATTCAGTCAAGATTTGCATTAAGATTTGTATCAAGTTATGTTATCATCTTAATGTATGAATCACTGAGTCAATCACTTTAGGCCACACATGGTTTGTGTGACAGCAAACTTTGTGCTGAAGGAGAAActaaactgacttttttttttaactttgcgACGTCCTTTTTGACCGTGTTTATATTCATAACAGTGAGTCATACAGTGAGTCAGAAAGCCTGTTTGATTCATTGAACTATCCCAATAAGCTGATTCATTAATTTATGTATTCATTCCACTATGCTAAACTGTAACCTACATATACTTGTAACCTATATTaagattcattaattaatttgacTCAGAATGATTCGCTTTCACTCGTGTTAATTAGTAGGCTAATCACTGGATTGATTCATAATGTTGTTCATAGAATTATAAACATAGAATtatgttctcacacacacacccacccacacacacacacacacacacacacacacccacacacacacaaactcactcactgcACAGCACTGCAACCACTGGAACTATTACAGAGAAattgtgtattactgtgtgtttgtttgtgttataaAGAGCAACTGTTATGGCTTGtatcttgtatgtgtgtgtgtgtgtgtgtgtgtgtgtgtgtgtgtgtgtgtgtgtgtgtgtgtgcatttgtgtgtgtgcgtgtgtgtgcgtgtgtgtgtgcgtgtgtgggtgtttagCCCCTGTGCAGTTTCCTCAGTTCAGCAGCCACTCTCCTCAACTGGGCTTCGATCTCCAACAGctcctgtaaaacacacacacgcatgcacacacacacacacacaaacacacacacacacacacacacacacacacacacacacatatgcatcaACTTCCtttcatcacaccaccctgtcattttcatttttatatgaatttttaaAACCTCTGATTCATcttgctcctcctcctcctcctcgtcttcatctccaacatcctccTCCTCGTCATCGTTGTATCTCTCCTTCTCGAACTGCCGCGTCCTTTCATCACTCGCCTTCTCCATCTCCCTTTTTTGCTGTGGCTCTTTAGTCTCAGTTCTCAGGTCTTCCTCCTTTgccctctctccctccgtcGGCTCCTCTTGCTCCTCCTTCGCTCTCTCCATTTTCTGCATCAGCTCCTGcagctcctcctccttctcctgcCTTTCCCTCATCTTCGTCTCGTCACTCGTCAGTGCCTGGAGCTCGAGCTCCACCTTCTCTTTCTCCGCTTTCAGCTCCACCTCATTTTCCCTCCTCTCCTGCTCATGCTCTTCCTTGTCCTTCTCTGACGTTTCCTCTGTTTTTCTCAGCTCTTCCAGTTCCGTGTCTCTTTTTATTCCCTCTTCTTTTTTCCGGATCTCTTCAGCCAGCAGTTCTTCCAGCTCTCGAGCgctttcttcctcctcctcatcatgcTCCTGATTCCTGTCTTCAGTCTGATCTTCGTCCCTCCGTTTAGCCTGTTTCCTGTCTTCCTGGTCATCCATGTCTTTCAGGTCGTACTCCTCTGTCTCCCGAACatattcactctctctgtccagctctggaaaaaaaaacatatagcaAAGGTTAGGTTGTGTCCTTCTCCACAATTTTCCCTTTCCTTCTACAAAGTGCACTCATTTTTGCATACTACTTAGTTTGCTAGTATGAAAATTGGGAAATATCCATTCATGTCACCTGTCTATATCAGTGAATGAGGCATGGACATTGTGTTAGTGATTCACACTAAAGGGGGCGTgatctgtctctgtcagtcttaatgaaggaggcgtggcctgttttCTGCCTGTTATTCATATTAAATGATTTCATGCTTTCTGAACctgtcagttccagtgaaggaggcgtggcttcttaAACCTAGCCTACGTTAAAAGTCTTATAAGTCAAATATTCATGTGCGAACACTGACCATGTTCAACCAGTTCCTGTAGTTCTCTCAGCAGACCCTGATGTCGCTCATCAGCAGTCAAAACTTTGTCTGAAAAaatttgtgcacacacacacacacacacacacacattataaccTGTTTGAAAAATATATACTACTTACCAATTGTATAGAACACTGTTgtaaagaaagcaagaaagtgATATTTAAAAGTGTGGTTATTGGAGGGCGGGTCAAAAGCTCACCTGTCACCTGTCCATCACAGCCTGCGGGGGTCATCATACTCACATCCTCCAGACAACTGCTTCCCTAAAAACATTAACGTTGTTAACATGTTATTGAATCCAGCTCATGAGGTAAAGGATCAGGTACATTAGTACCTTAGTATTTATATATGAACATAGCTCTAACCTTCACATCCAACAGGGGCAGACATCCGActataaaacaaaagaagagaaaataaattgaGGGAGGATTTCTGTGTagaaacatttaacattttttgggATCAGCCTCCAGTCATCAGCTAAAAACGagcacaaatacaaaaatgacAAGCATAATATAAGTCTGTCATCTcacaagtatatatatatatatatatatatatatatatatatatatatatatatatatatatatatatatagtatactaTTGTGTACTAttgtatactatactatatatatatatagtagactTGTGGAACATGCTAATTAATTCAAAGCTAAAATTAGGTTATTAAGAAAAATGCCATTAatttaaaatgcaattaaatCAGCTGTGTTTTATCCAATCGTATCGCGGCttatactatgctatactatggTCCAATCACATCTCTCCTTTCCTCCTCAGCAGCCGTTACCTAGGTTATATAAACGCACTAATTTCTTTAAACTTTTGCGTCATACGTGAATGTTGAGTTTATTCAAAAACTAATACATATTACAATATTTCTAAGCTGTCAGTAAGTTAAGGGAGCTTTTTCGACGTCTGGCTTACAAAACATTTCACCTTCGTCAAAAAaacttacacaaaaaaaaaaattaaacagataacatttaaacatctaattttcttttaatttactCAGAAATGACAAAGGACACCTGCCACTGGCGCGAGACCGATTATTAGCAATAAAGGTCGAGTCCCAAACGCCTCCCTATTGGTCCTAAAGTGCCCTATTTAGGGTGTAACG carries:
- the LOC132858242 gene encoding inositol-tetrakisphosphate 1-kinase-like encodes the protein MASRRVGFCLSVKKRRRMNLSAFAHLCAGRGIEVVEIDLSQPIESQGPFDIIVHKLSDVIVEAEHDSQSQQFLDKFQSYVSKHPHIVLLDPLPAMKQLLDRFASYRIISKLQNTLRGKSISCPPYLEINTTDMSAIHEAVDRKQLTYPLICKTRVAHGSRSHEMSIIFNQASLTDARPPCVLQSFVNHGAVLHKVFVVGEQHFIVERPSLKNFPTGPYDRKTIFFNSHEVSKPESCSHLTTVDETMPRVPAPSDDAMVAMVKELREELGMALFGVDIIMNIDTHTLTIIDINIFPGYEGVPQFFNSLLSHIEYLLDTSHDTKHRNTTNP
- the LOC132858465 gene encoding uncharacterized protein LOC132858465, with the translated sequence MLLFLPSLLCIFTGVGCLPLLDVKGSSCLEDVSMMTPAGCDGQVTDKVLTADERHQGLLRELQELVEHELDRESEYVRETEEYDLKDMDDQEDRKQAKRRDEDQTEDRNQEHDEEEEESARELEELLAEEIRKKEEGIKRDTELEELRKTEETSEKDKEEHEQERRENEVELKAEKEKVELELQALTSDETKMRERQEKEEELQELMQKMERAKEEQEEPTEGERAKEEDLRTETKEPQQKREMEKASDERTRQFEKERYNDDEEEDVGDEDEEEEEEQDESEELLEIEAQLRRVAAELRKLHRG